A DNA window from Arachis duranensis cultivar V14167 chromosome 3, aradu.V14167.gnm2.J7QH, whole genome shotgun sequence contains the following coding sequences:
- the LOC107479469 gene encoding pyruvate dehydrogenase (acetyl-transferring) kinase, mitochondrial — MAAKKATETFSKTVIEEVHRWGCMKQTGVSLRYMMEFGSKPTDKNLLISAQFLHKELPIRIARRAIELENLPYGLSHKPAILKVKDWYLDSFRDLRAFPEIKSMKDERAFTDMIKAIKVRHNNVVPTMALGVQQLKKGMDPKIVYEDLDEIHQFLDRFYMSRIGIRMLIGQHVELHNPNPPPHCVGYIHTKMSPMEVARNASEDARSICFREYGSAPNVDIYGDPDFTFPYVPAHLHLMMFELVKNSLRAVQERFMDSDKVAPPIRIIVADGLEDVTIKVSDEGGGIPRSGLPKIFTYLYSTARNPLDEHSDLGVADNVTMAGYGYGLPISRLYARYFGGDLQIISMEGYGTDAYLHLSRLGDSQEPLP; from the exons atggcgGCGAAGAAGGCGACGGAGACATTCTCGAAGACGGTGATAGAGGAGGTGCACCGATGGGGATGCATGAAGCAGACAGGTGTGAGTTTGAGGTACATGATGGAGTTCGGGTCCAAACCCACTGACAAGAACCTTCTAATCTCTGCTCAATTCCTTCACAAGGAGCTTCCCATTCGGATTGCAAGAAGGGCTATTGAGCTTGAGAATCTCCCTTATGGCTTGTCCCATAAACCTGCCATTTTGAag GTAAAGGATTGGTACCTTGATTCTTTCCGTGATCTCAGAGCCTTCCCTGAGATCAAGAGTATGAAAGATGAAAGAGCTTTCACCGACATGATTAAGGCCATCAAAGTGAGACACAACAATGTGGTGCCCACAATGGCCTTAGGTGTTCAGCAGTTGAAGAAAGGCATGGATCCAAAGATTGTTTATGAGGATCTTGATGAGATTCATCAGTTCCTTGATCGTTTTTACATGTCGAGAATCGGAATTCGAATGCTTATTG GGCAGCATGTCGAGTTGCACAATCCAAATCCTCCTCCCCATTGTGTGGGTTATATACATACAAAAATGTCTCCCATGGAAGTGGCTCGGAATGCCAGTGAGGATGCACGTTCCATATGTTTTCGTGAATATGGCAGTGCTCCTAATGTCGATATTTATGGAGATCCAGATTTTACATTTCC GTATGTTCCAGCTCACTTACATCTTATGATGTTTGAGCTGGTTAAAAACTCACTGCGTGCTGTCCAAGAGCGTTTTATGGACTCTGATAAAGTTGCACCACCCATTAGAATAATCGTTGCTGATGGATTAGAGGATGTTACTATAAAG GTTTCTGATGAGGGAGGTGGCATACCAAGGAGCGGTCTCCCAAAAATTTTTACGTATTTATATAGTACAGCCAGAAACCCATTGGATGAGCATTCAGATCTTGGAGTAGCTGATAATGTGACCATGGCTGGATATGGATATGGGCTTCCTATTAGTCGCTTGTATGCTCGGTATTTCGGAGGTGATCTTCAAATAATATCTATGGAAGGATATG GGACTGATGCATATCTCCATTTGTCTCGTTTGGGAGATTCACAAGAACCCTTGCCCTGA